In one window of Oncorhynchus kisutch isolate 150728-3 unplaced genomic scaffold, Okis_V2 scaffold2071, whole genome shotgun sequence DNA:
- the LOC116369119 gene encoding pro-interleukin-16-like isoform X1, which produces MTRSCSDSNTYNQNHHHNHQHNRCPGPGSNLVNGQTLTIPNHNHNMHHNLMERVHSLDIPMGSTLEPWCDNRLSALVYPIPDDDYNVPYNSPVANLSCQRTLDLATRGNKNRPKALAPPRRYCRHQDVTSEEGAPGDLPDSNVSSRGSPVREDGWSPTHTNCQEVESEREREREREREHSGGSGETLTHSEARSAAITDCPRYSSCTEDRLHTGAESAFHLCSQSKRPGLRRQGRVEQLPPEKLHDPWVRISDSAPDLGGPEDPHQNQSLTHPSTHRHNTHSHSSTHQQQTHHLSTHHDTTHTPSQTDRHPNDTHSPVAMSQPSEFPELPELNCTSTHHTAPDPTTPSTLASLISTLSPRTEDPPGVRKGPPVAPKPVWNRQSLRSIRNGRPQAELAKPLDIRGGGTTFGVRLRPTSSTAQLSIKQKIHSFETFSSPEGKGQEMEGNNRRPLAPSTSLPLKDKAPVRSDPPLLEENGTIQHDMGKGAKVTSPIPDEDKAPVRSDPPLLEENGTIQHDMGKGAKVTSPIPDEDQDRRMSSFPPGATPHSILPPSPASHPSSPTCFSLLPTPHPTSELQTPVEETTDPNAEISDSPSPEDTTTSPSTLEAPLPEAEPETEPLDGAVEASISPSGPVPRRSSSSKGESFGPLQPPEEGEGDQNHAQAQGKQASLRTRSLPLPLPTSPSPDGSTTLQGLEGESLGKILSFSNQVSHALMRSMHSLLPSLCSTRPGNPGSDPPPVSPLVCSPEEPDPAQNTPLSPGPDSNENSFSVSLSDLRQCTIERGEEGVDLVSRPSPSACAHSVISAIPPQEIQTMIQEVKALDEETLKQFEHIQVVILHKEEGAGLGFSIAGGIDLESKATTVHRVFPHGLAAQEGTVEKGDEVLSINGQTLRGATHADATATLRQARTMRLAVVVVSKGREGGGGNKTDDSSVSSSSTDLNPTVEDGGDMLTVELETGGGGVGFSLDGGKGSIHGDRPLVINRIFKGGAAEQSGLQSGDELLQVQSTSLQELSRFEAWNIVKALPEGHITLVVRRRKEDEAEGSA; this is translated from the exons ATGACCCGCTCCTGTAGTGACAGCAACACATACAACCAGAACCACCATCATAACCATCAGCACAACCGCTGCCCCGGACCAGGATCCAACCTGGTTAATGGTCAAACCCTGACTATacccaaccacaaccacaacatgCACCATAATCTGATGGAAAGGGTCCACAGCCTCGACATCCCCATG GGGTCCACGCTTGAGCCCTGGTGTGATAACAGACTGTCTGCATTGGTCTACCCTATCCCTGATGACGACTATAACGTCCCCTACAACTCCCCAGTAGCCAACCTCTCCTGCCAGCGCACGTTAGACCTGGCCACAAGGGGAAATAAG AACAGGCCCAAAGCCCTGGCACCTCCAAGGAGGTACTGCCGACACCAGGACGTCACTAGTGAGGAGGGGGCCCCTGGGGACCTGCCAGACTCCAATGTTTCCAGTAGAGGCTCCCCTGTTAGAGAGGACGGATGGAGTCCCACACATACCAACTGTCAG GaagtagagagtgagagagaaagagagagagaaagagagcgagaacacTCAGGGGGAAGTGGAGAGACTCTCACCCACTCAGAGGCTCGCTCTGCTGCCATCACTGACTGCCCTCGATACTCATCCTGCACAGAAGACAGACTACACACAG GTGCTGAATCTGCCTTCCACCTCTGCTCCCAGAGTAAGAGGCCGGGCCTGAGGAGGCAGGGCCGCGTGGAGCAGCTCCCCCCAGAAAAGCTTCACGACCCCTGGGTTAGGATCTCCGACAGCGCCCCTGATCTTGGAGGTCCTGAAGACCCCCATCAGAACCAGAGTCTGACTCATCCGAGCACACACCGTCACAACACACACTCCCACAGTAGCACACACCAACAACAAACACACCATCTCAGCACACACCacgacaccacacacactccatccCAAACCGACAGACACCCCAACGACACACACTCCCCAGTCGCCATGAGCCAACCGAGTGAGTTTCCCGAGCTTCCTGAACTCAACTGTACTTCCACCCACCACACCGCCCCAGACCCCACCACCCCCTCCACCCTTGCCTCCCTAATCTCCACCCTCAGCCCAAGGACTGAGGACCCCCCAGGGGTGAGGAAGGGCCCCCCAGTTGCCCCCAAGCCTGTGTGGAACCGTCAGAGCCTCAGGAGTATTAGGAATGGGAGGCCCCAGGCTGAGCTGGCCAAACCCCTGGACATCAGAGGCGGTGGAAC CACCTTCGGGGTACGTCTGCGGCCCACCTCCTCTACAGCCCAGCTGTCAATCAAGCAGAAGATCCATTCATTTGAGACCTTCTCTAGTCCTGAGGGTAAAGGTCAGGAGATGGAGGGCAACAACAGGAGGCCCCTAGCCCCCTCCACTTCCCTCCCTCTGAAGGACAAGGCACCCGTCAGGAGTGACCCCCCTCTCTTAGAGGAGAATGGCACAATCCAACATGACATGGGCAAAGGAGCCAAAGTGACCTCTCCAATCCCTGACGAGGACAAGGCACCCGTCAGGAGTGACCCCCCTCTCTTAGAGGAGAATGGCACAATCCAACATGACATGGGCAAAGGAGCCAAAGTGACCTCTCCAATCCCTGACGAGGACCAGGACAGGAGGATGTCCTCTTTTCCCCCTGGAGCCACTCCTCACTCCATCCTTCCACCCTCTCCTGCCTCCCACCCTTCTTCTCCTACCTGCTTTTCTCTTCTTCCGACCCCCCACCCTACCTCGGAGCTCCAGACCCCAGTGGAAGAGACAACAGACCCCAATGCAGAGATCTCTGACTCGCCATCCCCCGAGGACACCACCACCTCCCCATCCACCCTAGAGGCACCTCTCCCCGAGGCCGAACCAGAAACAGAGCCCCTGGATGGGGCTGTAGAGGCCTCCATCTCCCCCTCGGGCCCGGTGCCCAGGAGGTCCAGCAGCTCCAAGGGAGAGAGCTTTGGTCCACTACAACcaccagaggagggggagggagaccagAACCATGCCCAGGCTCAGGGCAAGCAGGCCAGCCTGCGGACGCGtagcctgcccctgcccctgcctacctctccctccccagatGGGTCAACAACTCTACaaggactggagggagagagccTGGGGAAGATACTTTCCTTCAGTAACCAG GTTTCCCATGCCCTGATGCGTTCCATGCactccctgctcccctccctctgttctaCTAGGCCGGGTAACCCCGGGTCAGACCCACCCCCTGTATCCCCTCTAGTCTGCAGCCCGGAGGAGCCCGACCCGGCCCAGaacactcccctctcccctggCCCCGACAGCAATGAGAATAGCTTCTCTGTCAG CCTATCTGATCTGAGGCAGTGTACCATTGAgcggggggaggagggagtggaCCTGGTCTCACGCCCATCTCCGTCAGCATGTGCCCACTCTGTTATCTCAGCCATCCCTCCACAGGAAATACAGACCATGATCCAGGAAGTGAAAGCTCTGGATGAGGAAACACTGAAG CAATTTGAGCACATCCAAGTGGTGATTCTGCACAAGGAGGAAGGAGCAGGTCTGGGTTTCAGCATTGCAGGTGGGATAGACCTGGAGAGCAAGGCTACCACA gtGCATCGTGTTTTCCCCCACGGCCTGGCGGCTCAAGAGGGGACCGTGGAGAAGGGTGACGAGGTGCTGTCCATCAACGGCCAGACACTAAGGGGTGCGACACACGCGGACGCCACCGCAACACTGCGCCAGGCCCGCACCATGAGACTGGCCGTGGTGGTGGTgagcaaggggagagagggaggaggagggaacaagACTGATGATTCCTCTGTCAGCAGTAGCAGTACAGACCTCAACCCCACAG